ATGGAATTACTCTGGGTTTAGACCCAGAGCAGCTTAAGTTGCAGCTCATCAGTTGACTGTGGTGACTAATGGCATGCACGAGTCTCTTACTTGAACTTATAGAGAACAGTTTGGGGTTGAATTTGAACTAGTCTGTATTTGTTGTAAAGAAAGTTCATGTACATGGATAATGCTTCTGAATCAGTTGAAGTGTGACAGACTGAGCAAACGCAGTAGTTAGGTTCAGTGATTCTTACTCTGTTAAGTAGTGTCCCAAATGACTGGATATGAGGATAGAATGTTGGGTAAACTGGTTCATGAAAGGCAAAACCAGTTGCTGCTTGCAGTGGCTGTTGACTAaaagattgcttttaaaaaattgatgaATTAATTacttgcttctctttcttttttcaagtatGTATAGAAAATATGATTCGACTAGaataaaagcagaggaagaagtcTTTTCAAGTAAGAGATGCTTAGAATGGTTCTATGAATATGCAGGTAAGGGTGAAATGCAAATTTCCTCCTAATAACAATTTAATCTACATTGGTATATAAAAACTGCATTAACCGAGCTTTTCCAAGACTGAatataaaggggttttttttgtaaaagtcttaaagaagcttttcttgtGTTCTGTGTAGTGTTAAGTTGGAAGAGTTCTAGGGGCAATTTTGTCTTTGTCTCTATTCTATAAAAAGAACACAGAAGGTTTGTAACTTATTTTGGACCATGTATACTTTACTATTCAAAGCTACAGTTAAAGCTGTACTTCTGTCCAAAATATTGTTACCTCTCTGGCTTTAGAAGTTCCGTCATCTGCCATGTTAGTGCTGAATAGTACAGAATTAGGCTTCAGGAGAagtgtgtctttaaaaaaaacctccaaaaccagTGGGGAAGGTCGTCACATTAGTTTTGTTCCTGCTCAGTCCAGTGCTTATGGTTTCAAGCAAAGTAGTGAATAAATTCAAGTATCCTGTACTAGTCTTGTCTTTATATAGGTTTCCGTCACAAGTTATAGGGAAGGTAGACTGAATTATTTATTCTTGCCCATGTGTATGAGAGCTTTCTTCAGGCATTACTTCTAGAATTGTTAACTAATTCTTTAATAGTGAAGTTGGTcattgtattcatttttttacATGTGGTTTTCTGAAGGGGAGAACTGGAAGTATGGGGAAAAATGATCTCATGACTGTAAAGaccaaaaggaaattaaataggTGATTGACAAAGAAAATAAGGTCATTTTACAGTTCTCTGATGCTGTCTTGGATAACAGCTTACAGCTTGTTCTGTTTTGTCTACTTCTTAGGTATAACGAAGGCTGACTTAATTTGGtgtaatataattttattataagaaaaaaatattttataaactaaATTAAATACTTTGAGATCTCTGACTGCCACAGACAAGTGAGGAGGTTCAGACAAATTCAAGCCAAATCTAACCTGTTAGATTCTCTGCCTTTCTGaccagctttatttatttatttttttctaactctaGCAATAGGGATAACTCATTTTTGTTAAGAATGGAAAGAAGGGATAAAAGTGTATGAAAGAAGTTTCAGGTTTCCATTGGATGCATACAccaagataaaacagaaaagtagAGTATGATTCTGTTTACAGTATTGAGTAACATtctaaaaaatgaattttcaaagaaTAATCTCTATTGCGTTCTTGCTTCATAAGTCTTCTCCTTTATATATGCAGACAGTTGACACTGcatttgatgtttttttttccctagtgtgTCTTTACATGACAGAATTAGTCTTTCTAAAGACTGTTGTGTGCACTCAGAGAACTGTGAGAGGATGTAATGAGAAGATTGGAAAAGATATAATTATAACCTTGTTAAGTCTAGAATAGTAGGTCACCTAATAATAAAACATAGATTGATCTTCCCTTTATAAAACCTCTTTTTCTGGCACGTGTGATCTTTATATTGGATGAAAGTAGGCATTTCAGCCTCTGTTTTTTTCCGAAATGTGCacttttaactgtaaaataattctAACAAAATAGTCCAAATACTTAaaatgtacttaaaaaaaccaGAATTGCACAGTACAATTCTTAATGCCTATATAATTTTTTCAATAGAATATTGTAGAAGTTACAAATATCTTGATTTAACAGCATGTTTTAATAGTAGAGCATTTTAATAGCATCtgtgttttaaatctttttctccttttaagttGGCAAAGAAATAGCTGTAATTCAAGTCTTCCTTCCCCTTGCAGTTACTAAAATTCAGATAATGTGTGGCCATGGTATAGCAATATAAATAAACATGAGCATGAGGTTTTTATTTTAGGCTCTTTTTTGTAGATAACAGTATATGAGACAATAAGGAATGAGATTCTGGGAATAATAACGTTGTATGCCGTATAGCTATGGATCACATTTTTATGTGATATGGTCTTGTGATAACAGTAGAGTTTCAAGCCAAGAAATGAGTTACACTAACCATTGTCCTCTCATTTAACTGTGGTAATATTACATGGATGTTCTGCTAGTCTTAAATGCGTTCTTAAAGATCTTCCAAGATTATCTCAGTAAATGGGTAGAGTAAAGGATATTGGCAGGAATGAAAAGttgttctgcagtttttctgtttccaaagGTGAGATAAAGATTTAAGTGTACTGATAGTAAGCGTGGTAATATTTATTGcatgtcaaaacaaacaaaaaaaacctgtatgGAAATTCAGGTTGTACTGTATGATTGCATTTCTTTTGTGCTGTAAATGTCAGactgttttaattttcagagataagtaaaatgcattttgtttgcagGCACTGATGACATCGTAGGGCCAGAAGGTATGGAGAAATTTTGTGAAGACATTGGAGTTGAACCAGAAAATGTAAGTTCAAAGTCCATTCAGAAGATGCCTAACCTGTTATGATGTACATGAGCCAGTCTTACATCTCGTATTTTTccaacaataattaaaaaattcttgggagtttttaaaaaaatgaaatataaaccaGGGCGGTTTATATACACATTTGGACACAACTTGCCTTTATTTAAACCCCAAACTGTCAACCTGTAAAAACTCAATTTGTCTTTGCTGCCACCCCTTCTCTTTCACTCCCtaccccccacccaaaaaaaaagagatttaaaaaaagaaaaaaaaaaaagttggtggtTGTCTTTTCTGAAACAGAGACAACACTGAAGATTTAATGTAGCAACTACAAAATTACAAAGTagtgttttctttgggttttctaGGAGAGGAAGGGATTTCAAATACTGTGAGCAATATTATCTCTCCCATTATgccatttcaaaatgcaaataaggaatatatataattacatatatatatatattttatatgtttatacataattaaataaaatttaaaagggaATAGTTGTGCCTTTTACAGGCTTTTTCCTAGTGCCTAATTTTTGCATGTTGAATGGATATGCAATTCTTATCTTTTGCAGGATTCATAAAGCATCATTTCTAAGTAAAATGACAGTTGTGGTTTTGAAAGATTTACTGGAAATACAAGATGTAATTTGCTAATTTTGGAGTTTATTACAGTATAATAAATCCTTGAGATCTATGCAGACATTTGGGTATATAAGTAGGTTTTCTGATTTAGCATTAAAAACCATTTAGAGCTGCACTAACATTAGCTAGTTAATGGCTGAATTGCAAATTTAAATgacttggttatttttttcttctattgtgCAGGGTCAGGTGTCCTGCAAGTTTTTCCATGTATATATCAAAAGTGGTTTCTTAAGTTCCTGAATAAGATAGTAATCTTATGGTATCACTTTATCTCAGTTTTTCGTTGGTTCAGTCTTCTGTGTGAGATGTGAAAAGGACTGTTTCCATTTGGGCAAAACTGAAGTATTTATGTATCCGCCTCTATTTTGATGTGTGTTTAAGTTAGTTCACCTAGCTTTACTTAACATCGGTTTGAATTACACTGCATGTAAATGAATCACACTACCTGTAAAATCAGGCAGGCTAACAGTACCCTGGGGTAGCTGGATTCAGGTGAAATCATTATTAGCTTTGGAATAATTGGATTTCAGAGTTTATAGATTGCAATTGTTCATCTAGGTAAGAGTTTAACAAATGTCAAATGTACCTTGTCGTCAAATTGGTACTTAAAATTTTGTAGTTGTTTTGGGAAATCTATTCTGAGCTTTTGCACCAACTCATATTCCTCATTGCACTGCTCACTAGGTGACTGTGCATGCTATGTTGAAGAAAGGTGACTACTGGTAACTTGGGTGGGTGTTCTCTCTGTATCTTTGCACTGTTATCTTCTCTTTGGATCATGTACAGGTTTGTCACTTTCAgggtttttaacttttaaaatagtgTAGCAAAGATCTGAACATCCCATTTATACAGGTAAAGCATTTGTAGTCTACTAAACAGTAGTTATTTGAAAAGCGCGTGGAACTTTTTGTTAATTCTTTTCAGTCTtcgtttttttttctctttaaaacaggTAGTTATGCTTGTACTAGCATGGAAATTGGATGCACAAAACATGGGCTACTTTACATTACAAGAGTGGTTAAAAGGAATGACATCGCTACAGTAAGTGCTTTGAAAAATTTCTTACCTTTGTTATAGTAAGcccattttttaagaaaaaatacattttgatgtTTTGACTCATGACACCTAAAGCAGAGTGCTCTACTGTAGAGTAGAAGCCATacattttttattctatttatggTGATACGGCCACTTAGAGACAACATGAAACCTGACAGCTGCATGTTTAAATACAGTTGGATTAAAATGTCTGCAGTCTCAAGAAAACAGAATTGTCATGAGAATTGACATTTTCTGTCTGTAAGGACATCTATCTTTGTCACTGGATTGGATCTGTCAGATACTGGTATGTTGTTAGACCATGTGTAGTTTAAAATGCTAAATAATAAAAACCATTTCTGTGACACTGCATTGTCATGTTCCCTCTGAGAGTTGTTTTCTCCAGTTGAGAGCTTATCTTCATGGTGTAATTAACGTAAATGTAGTTGAATAATCACATGTTTCAGAGAGACTTGAAGAAAGTCTCTCTGAACTTGTGTTTTGCCTTTTCCAGAACAACATCACTAAAATTGTGTAGGAGGTCCTGTATTTTCAGCAAAACTATAGAAGTACTGTTTCACTGCTGAGGTTTGGTTGTTTACCATGTATAGACAAGCTCTTAGTTTAATCTGTTGGAGAGTGAATTTTCTACAAAGCCAAACAAATTTTTATCAGAGTACCAGGGTAAGACTTTGCTATTTTATCTAAATCCATTTCACACTGTGGGTTTAATCAAGGCATTTTATGCAGACTCATAAACATGCCTTTGTACAGAGTGATGTGTTTTGAACGGATTGATGAGGATACATGTTAGAGATTCTTTAAAACATCAGACATCTGTGTAAGAATGCAGACTCTAAATTCACCTTGTGCTTTTCTTGTAGATGTGATACTACAGAAAAATTGAGAAATTCTCTGGATTACTTGAGATCCTTATTAAATGAGCCTACCAATTTTAAACTTATTTATAGATACGCATTTGACTTTGCACGGGTAAGTACTGTGAAAGACCAGCATCTGAAATTAAAACTGTCATAAGTAATGATTGAAAGACTGTATACTTTTAAGTACATTTCTCATAAGATACCACTCAAGATTGCTTCTAACAAGTGGAACTGTTTGCATTCTTAAAAAGTATATGCAAAATGCCAGAATTGGAAAAGTATATAGGATGCTTGATGTACAGTGCTTTAGTGTTTTGACATGTTTTGTTACCTCTCTGCTTCAAGCTATTTTGTGACTTCAAGGAAATAATTTAGGCTCTATTGTGTTGCGTATTGGAGCTTTGCCACTTAATTCCACTGGCTTTATAACTACCCTGGTTTTTCTTACTGTTTGAATTTTGTGAGcataaacatatttaaaacagGAAGGCACTTCAGGCATTTCTGCAGGTTGTAAAAATAACTGATATGATAAAAGCTGGGTGTGATATAATATAAATACTGGTTCAGAAGACTGTTGGAAGATCATTATGTTCTCAGTATTTATTAAACAATACCCTGGTATCTATTGATAAAATTTTACCTAGTATTGGAACCCATAAGATTCATGAGACTATTCCTACTTAAAGGGAGCAATAAAACAACTTTAATTTTCTGAATTAACATTTTGACACGGAATTTGGACATCCATCTTGCTAATGTGATGGAATGTACAGAAGATTTTGCATAAAAATGATCACAGACAAAACTGAAGCTCAGATTTTGGTGCAGAAGAACCTAAAGCACCAAGAAAATTTACATCAAAAAAGTAACATGAGAAAAGTAATAAGAAATTGAACTGATAGCAATTCTGATATTTAAGTCTGTCATAAGTAACTCAGATTTGTGGTACATCAGCACTTTCTGCGTGTCAGCATGCAGAGATTTATGGTAGTTAACTTTTAACTAAGGAAACCTACAGCTGAGTATGACAGAATGCATGGTATTagtatgagaggaaaaaaagccttatCTTAATTCCTCCTTTGCTGTGTGAAGATTTATTCTGCCAGTTTTGCTCAACATAAAATGCAAAGGCTAGAAATAACTAACATTGCCAAAGAAGTCCAAGATACTGATGAAATATTTGGAGtagattaaaaaatgttttactagTAGCAAACCTGTGCCAGCTAATGGCCTGTCAAAGGTAAGTGCAGAAACCTAAAAAGAGGATAGTGGGTGGAGTTTTTTCAAGAGGCACAAAATTGATGTGACGAACAGTAgtcttggaaaataatttaaacattg
The sequence above is drawn from the Strix aluco isolate bStrAlu1 chromosome 4, bStrAlu1.hap1, whole genome shotgun sequence genome and encodes:
- the DCUN1D4 gene encoding DCN1-like protein 4 isoform X3 codes for the protein MPPRKKRRPAAGDDLSAKKSRHDGMYRKYDSTRIKAEEEVFSSKRCLEWFYEYAGTDDIVGPEGMEKFCEDIGVEPENVVMLVLAWKLDAQNMGYFTLQEWLKGMTSLQCDTTEKLRNSLDYLRSLLNEPTNFKLIYRYAFDFAREKDQRSLDINTAKCMLGLLLGKTWSLFPVFHQFLEQSKYKVINKDQWCNVLEFSRTINLDLSNYDEDGAWPVLLDEFVEWYKGKQMT
- the DCUN1D4 gene encoding DCN1-like protein 4 isoform X4 produces the protein MYRKYDSTRIKAEEEVFSSKRCLEWFYEYAGTDDIVGPEGMEKFCEDIGVEPENVVMLVLAWKLDAQNMGYFTLQEWLKGMTSLQCDTTEKLRNSLDYLRSLLNEPTNFKLIYRYAFDFAREKDQRSLDINTAKCMLGLLLGKTWSLFPVFHQFLEQSKYKVINKDQWCNVLEFSRTINLDLSNYDEDGAWPVLLDEFVEWYKGKQMT